A DNA window from Bacteroides cellulosilyticus contains the following coding sequences:
- a CDS encoding potassium channel family protein — translation MKYIIIGLGNYGHMLAEELSVLGHEVIGADVSASRVDSIKEKIATAFVLDATDEQALAALPLSGVDVVIVAIGENFGASIRVVALLKQQKVAHIYARAIDNVHRSVLEAFDLERILTPEEDAARGLVHLLEFGSNMETFRVDTDYYVVKFAVPEKMIGYYANELNLDKEFGLKLLALKRAKTLKNCLGISFTEHDVMNELPENDQVQAGDELVCYGRYKDFQKFWKAM, via the coding sequence ATGAAGTATATTATTATCGGTTTAGGAAATTACGGACACATGCTTGCCGAAGAACTGTCTGTATTGGGACATGAAGTAATTGGGGCGGATGTGAGTGCAAGCCGCGTAGACAGTATCAAAGAAAAGATTGCTACGGCTTTTGTGTTGGATGCAACAGATGAACAGGCACTTGCCGCTCTTCCCTTGAGCGGTGTGGATGTGGTAATTGTGGCTATTGGCGAGAATTTTGGTGCTTCTATTCGTGTGGTGGCTTTGCTGAAACAACAAAAAGTGGCTCATATTTATGCGCGGGCTATTGATAATGTCCATCGTTCCGTGCTTGAGGCTTTTGATTTGGAACGGATTCTTACTCCGGAGGAAGATGCAGCCCGTGGTTTGGTACATCTGTTGGAGTTTGGTTCCAATATGGAAACCTTCCGGGTAGATACGGATTACTATGTGGTGAAGTTCGCTGTGCCGGAAAAGATGATAGGATATTATGCCAATGAATTGAATCTGGACAAGGAATTTGGCTTGAAACTGTTGGCGCTGAAGCGTGCCAAGACGTTGAAAAACTGTCTGGGTATTTCATTTACCGAACATGATGTGATGAATGAATTACCTGAAAATGACCAGGTACAGGCGGGTGATGAATTGGTTTGTTACGGACGCTATAAGGACTTTCAGAAATTCTGGAAAGCGATGTAA
- a CDS encoding flavodoxin yields the protein MRTRIISLIVIVMTTLGMNVQAQSSSTDKKVLVAYFSRSGNTRAVADHIKSLTGGDMFEIQVAKPYPEEYHACTEVAKKEKEDNARPALKNKVENIASYDVIFVGYPNWWGTTPMPILTFLESHDLNGKIVIPFCTHGGGGEQNCFKDFAKHIGKADSKKGFLVSGGQASSSRPQVESWLKGLKLIQ from the coding sequence ATGAGAACAAGAATTATTTCACTAATCGTAATTGTAATGACAACATTAGGTATGAATGTACAAGCACAGAGCTCCTCCACGGACAAGAAAGTATTGGTAGCCTATTTTTCCCGTTCGGGAAACACGCGCGCAGTAGCTGACCACATCAAAAGCCTCACCGGAGGAGATATGTTCGAAATTCAGGTAGCCAAGCCGTATCCGGAAGAATATCATGCCTGCACCGAAGTAGCCAAGAAAGAGAAAGAGGATAATGCAAGACCGGCACTCAAGAACAAGGTTGAAAACATCGCATCCTATGACGTCATCTTCGTGGGTTATCCCAACTGGTGGGGAACAACGCCAATGCCCATTCTGACTTTCCTGGAAAGCCATGACCTTAACGGTAAAATAGTAATCCCCTTCTGCACGCACGGCGGAGGCGGCGAACAAAACTGTTTCAAGGATTTCGCAAAACACATCGGTAAGGCAGACAGCAAGAAAGGGTTCCTCGTCAGCGGTGGGCAAGCCTCATCCTCCCGTCCGCAGGTGGAAAGCTGGTTGAAAGGGCTTAAATTAATACAATAA
- a CDS encoding energy transducer TonB, producing MIDKKSLKMNRLALLLFSVLTLICETTTSVKAQSSDKKMEVSTSHTCSATDAHNSMRAMFTFLRENIEYPSKAIEAKIQGDVTIDFTVTKEGAITNSRITKKLCPALDIEVLETVKRIPASEFVEKEGQKVNTDYKITIKFALPDGTSLTKPTVSIVEVETENLKMTLMRGEKKDGANSATIAAYSSSVKKDTILTQTVITTISDE from the coding sequence ATGATTGACAAAAAGAGTTTAAAAATGAACAGATTAGCATTATTACTGTTCTCTGTTCTTACCTTAATTTGCGAAACCACAACTTCTGTTAAGGCACAAAGTTCTGATAAAAAAATGGAAGTTTCCACTTCTCATACTTGCAGCGCTACCGATGCTCACAACAGTATGCGGGCTATGTTTACTTTTCTCAGGGAAAATATTGAATATCCCTCAAAAGCGATTGAAGCGAAAATACAAGGAGATGTTACAATAGATTTCACTGTAACTAAAGAAGGTGCAATAACAAATAGCAGAATAACCAAAAAACTTTGTCCTGCCTTAGACATAGAAGTACTTGAGACCGTAAAAAGAATACCCGCATCAGAGTTTGTGGAAAAAGAAGGGCAAAAAGTCAACACAGATTATAAAATCACCATAAAGTTTGCTCTACCGGACGGTACATCACTAACAAAGCCTACCGTATCCATTGTAGAAGTAGAAACAGAGAATCTGAAAATGACTCTGATGAGAGGCGAAAAAAAGGATGGAGCAAATAGTGCTACTATAGCTGCTTATAGTTCATCTGTAAAAAAAGATACAATTCTGACCCAAACGGTGATTACGACGATTAGCGATGAATGA
- a CDS encoding winged helix-turn-helix transcriptional regulator, producing the protein MNRTDIQNGSYADCPIRMILARISDKWSILTLFTLTQAPVMRFNELQKTIPDISQKMLTVTLRTLEEDGLVRRQIYAQVPPKVEYSLTERAMSLLPHINSLISWAQENMNDIINDRKRRRGQ; encoded by the coding sequence ATGAATAGAACAGATATACAAAATGGCTCTTATGCTGATTGCCCTATCCGGATGATACTGGCCCGCATCAGTGATAAATGGTCTATTCTGACACTATTTACCTTGACACAAGCCCCCGTAATGCGGTTTAATGAGTTACAGAAGACGATACCGGACATTTCACAAAAGATGCTGACCGTTACACTCCGCACATTAGAAGAAGACGGACTTGTGAGAAGACAGATTTACGCTCAAGTGCCGCCTAAAGTGGAATATTCGCTGACGGAAAGGGCCATGTCTCTGTTGCCACATATCAACTCCCTGATTTCATGGGCACAAGAGAATATGAACGACATTATCAATGACAGGAAAAGGCGAAGGGGACAATAA
- a CDS encoding LytR/AlgR family response regulator transcription factor, translating into MLKCIILDGDIATLNELMEYLEQVNRSLTEVNSLFATNKLSNQSIFLRDGNRIVRINQEDILYLEGYGDYVKVHRAEGKPILSQLTLKHFEECLEGIFCRVHRSYIVSLSHINYIEHKRIRIEGATIPISDSYLPILMSKLHIQI; encoded by the coding sequence ATGCTGAAATGTATTATTCTGGATGGGGATATTGCTACTCTCAATGAACTGATGGAGTATCTGGAGCAAGTTAACCGTTCTCTAACGGAAGTAAACTCCCTGTTTGCTACAAATAAGTTGAGCAATCAGTCTATCTTCCTCCGTGACGGAAATCGGATTGTACGCATTAATCAAGAAGATATTCTATATTTGGAAGGATACGGAGATTATGTCAAAGTACATCGGGCAGAAGGTAAACCTATACTTTCGCAACTGACTCTAAAACACTTTGAAGAATGCCTTGAAGGAATTTTTTGTCGCGTACACCGTTCCTATATTGTTTCACTGTCTCATATCAACTACATCGAACATAAAAGAATCCGCATTGAAGGAGCCACCATTCCGATCAGTGATTCTTATCTGCCTATATTAATGAGCAAACTGCATATACAAATATAG
- a CDS encoding sensor histidine kinase, whose product MWHLTKNELLIGLTISVILTLFANFALLMRRYDLIMDSKASGITWEIEKYDFWFSIVWFWLFSFILFILYRWMYKWGNIIFRRKEVKTIGFAIGIIVFVAFGLYQAYPALKKIIIMEKKHDAITSYNFTEHAVFITEVSKKTLDMAPDSISSPNKAQMGVSAVFSSTNSYPLLVEHIFVLLTIMLSMLLLHLLDKKQEMTLEYEKIKVEKLQNSYNALMGQINPHFFFNSLNGLNSLIRMNEQDKTLEYLEGLSNVFRYILQSNHKTLVTLDEELQFAKAYTYLLSVRYENKLFFSIRIAEGCRQKRLPILSLLPLIENAVKHNIISMQHPLQVEVYTTSEDLLAVSNPIRPKKEECICNKIGLKNLQGRYQMLTGKSIRINNSNGYFVVSLPLSDILE is encoded by the coding sequence ATATGGCATTTAACAAAGAATGAATTGTTGATTGGGCTCACCATATCAGTGATTCTGACCCTTTTTGCCAATTTTGCATTGTTAATGCGACGCTATGATTTGATAATGGACTCAAAAGCATCCGGCATTACTTGGGAAATAGAAAAATATGATTTCTGGTTTTCTATAGTATGGTTTTGGCTCTTTTCTTTCATTTTATTTATCCTCTACAGGTGGATGTATAAATGGGGAAACATAATATTCCGGCGCAAGGAAGTGAAAACAATAGGGTTTGCAATAGGAATTATTGTATTCGTTGCTTTCGGGCTATACCAGGCATATCCTGCATTAAAGAAAATAATCATCATGGAAAAAAAGCATGACGCCATTACCTCCTATAATTTCACGGAACACGCAGTTTTTATAACGGAAGTCTCAAAAAAGACATTAGACATGGCTCCAGATTCTATAAGCTCCCCCAATAAGGCACAGATGGGAGTAAGTGCCGTTTTTTCAAGCACCAATTCATACCCTCTGCTGGTAGAACATATTTTTGTCCTACTGACTATCATGCTAAGCATGCTTTTGCTCCATCTGCTTGATAAAAAGCAAGAAATGACACTGGAATATGAAAAAATAAAAGTCGAAAAACTACAAAACTCATACAATGCACTGATGGGACAGATTAACCCGCATTTCTTCTTCAACTCATTAAACGGACTTAATTCGTTAATCCGCATGAACGAACAAGATAAGACACTTGAATACCTGGAAGGACTATCCAATGTTTTCCGTTATATCTTACAAAGTAATCACAAAACATTAGTCACCCTTGATGAAGAACTACAGTTTGCAAAAGCTTATACTTATCTGCTCAGCGTACGTTATGAAAACAAGCTGTTTTTCTCAATCCGGATTGCAGAAGGCTGCCGACAGAAGAGGCTGCCTATTCTTAGTCTGCTCCCGCTTATTGAGAATGCCGTGAAACACAACATCATCAGCATGCAACACCCCCTGCAGGTTGAGGTTTATACAACATCTGAAGATTTATTAGCCGTATCCAATCCTATCCGCCCCAAAAAAGAAGAGTGCATCTGCAACAAGATAGGATTAAAGAACCTTCAGGGGCGCTATCAAATGCTGACCGGAAAAAGCATACGGATAAACAATTCCAACGGATATTTTGTAGTATCTCTTCCACTGTCTGATATATTGGAATAA
- a CDS encoding LytR/AlgR family response regulator transcription factor: MKVIIIEDETAAVNSLKAILQQNSVADIEVVAELESIEDSIEWFQSSSPPDIIFMDIHLADGLAFTIFEQVEVAAPVVFTTAYDEYALQAFQVSSIDYLLKPVTLNSLEHALNKFLLFNPMERKEHILRTNAMIENRKEVKKLLVMFADKFYPLPVDDIYYFYTAREKVTAHTFDGKKHPVDYTLDTLYEQLNQQHFFRANRQFIISRKSVKDIELWSGNRLSVNLLIPVPERIIISKVKTPIFKKWIMQEED, from the coding sequence ATGAAAGTAATAATCATTGAAGATGAAACAGCAGCAGTAAACAGCTTGAAAGCTATTTTACAGCAAAACTCAGTGGCCGACATTGAAGTGGTTGCCGAATTAGAAAGCATCGAAGACAGTATTGAATGGTTTCAAAGTTCATCACCACCGGATATCATTTTCATGGATATTCATCTGGCAGACGGTTTGGCTTTTACTATTTTCGAACAGGTAGAAGTTGCCGCTCCCGTAGTGTTTACTACCGCTTATGATGAGTATGCTTTACAAGCTTTTCAGGTGAGCAGCATTGATTATCTCCTAAAGCCCGTTACGCTGAATTCATTAGAACATGCATTGAACAAATTTCTCCTTTTCAATCCGATGGAACGAAAAGAACATATCCTGCGGACTAATGCCATGATTGAGAACCGGAAAGAAGTGAAAAAATTGTTGGTTATGTTTGCTGATAAGTTTTATCCGCTCCCAGTAGATGATATTTACTATTTCTATACTGCCCGGGAAAAAGTTACGGCTCATACTTTTGACGGTAAAAAACATCCGGTAGACTACACACTCGATACACTTTATGAGCAATTGAACCAACAGCACTTCTTTCGCGCCAACCGTCAATTCATTATTTCACGTAAGTCTGTTAAAGACATAGAGCTCTGGTCAGGCAACCGGCTTTCCGTCAACTTGCTTATACCTGTTCCCGAACGCATTATCATAAGTAAAGTGAAAACTCCGATATTCAAAAAATGGATTATGCAAGAAGAGGATTAA
- a CDS encoding aldo/keto reductase: MQKVKLNNGIEMPILGFGVYQIEDQALCEQCVYDAIEAGYRSIDTAAAYYNEEAVGKAIKRSGVPREDLFITTKLWISDAGYDKAKKAFEASMKRLQLDYLDLYLIHQPFNDYYGSWRAMEELYKEGRIRAIGVSNFMPDRLADLILFNEIVPAVNQVETNPFHQQIEAETFMKGKGVQIESWAPFAEGKNDLFRNETLAAIADKYHKSIAQVVLRWLIQRNVVVIPKSIRKERIVENFNVFDFELTKEDMEKIAALDTKTSCFFSHRDPKMVEWLGGLH, encoded by the coding sequence ATGCAAAAAGTAAAATTAAATAATGGCATAGAAATGCCTATTCTGGGCTTTGGCGTCTATCAAATTGAAGACCAAGCCCTCTGCGAACAATGTGTGTATGATGCCATCGAGGCCGGTTACCGCTCCATAGATACAGCTGCCGCCTATTACAACGAAGAGGCAGTGGGAAAGGCTATCAAACGTAGCGGAGTTCCCCGCGAAGACTTGTTTATCACTACCAAGCTCTGGATATCAGATGCCGGTTATGACAAAGCCAAGAAAGCCTTTGAAGCATCCATGAAGCGCCTGCAACTCGATTATCTGGATTTATACCTCATTCACCAGCCATTCAATGACTATTACGGTTCATGGCGTGCAATGGAGGAATTATATAAAGAAGGTCGCATTCGTGCCATCGGTGTCAGTAACTTCATGCCGGACCGTCTTGCAGATCTGATTCTCTTCAATGAAATCGTTCCTGCCGTCAATCAGGTGGAGACCAATCCATTCCATCAACAGATTGAAGCTGAAACATTCATGAAAGGGAAAGGAGTTCAAATTGAGTCGTGGGCACCGTTTGCCGAAGGAAAGAACGATTTATTCCGAAATGAAACACTGGCGGCAATTGCAGACAAATATCACAAATCTATCGCACAAGTTGTGTTGCGCTGGCTGATACAGAGAAATGTAGTGGTTATTCCGAAGTCTATCCGTAAAGAACGCATTGTTGAGAATTTCAATGTATTCGATTTTGAACTGACTAAAGAAGATATGGAGAAAATAGCGGCATTGGACACTAAGACAAGTTGTTTCTTCTCCCACCGTGATCCGAAGATGGTGGAATGGTTGGGCGGACTGCACTAA